From Paenibacillus sp. GP183, one genomic window encodes:
- the rpoB gene encoding DNA-directed RNA polymerase subunit beta, which produces MAGQLVQFGRRKRRTYARINEVLGIPNLIEIQQKSYEWFLDEGLREMFQDISPIQDFTGNLILEFIDYSLGEPKYSVDESKERDVTYAAPLRVKVRLINKETGEVKEQEVFMGDFPVMTETGTFIINGAERVIVSQLVRSPSVYYSTKVDKNGKKTYTATVIPNRGAWLELETDAKDIIYVRIDRTRKIPVTVLLRALGFGTDAEIIELLGDNEYIRNTLDKDNTDSTDKALIEIYERLRPGEPPTLDNARSLLVARFFDPKRYDLANVGRYKINKKLHIKNRLFNQRLAETLIDRETGEIIAEAGQLLDRRALDEILPFLEKGAGFKEYNIPNGVTDVQHIPVQCIEVYSPIEDGKVVKVISNGIIDKTVKNITPADIISSINYFINLLHGIGNTDDIDHLGNRRLRSVGELLQNQFRIGLSRMERVVRERMSIQDANVITPQALINIRPVIASIKEFFGSSQLSQFMDQTNPLAELTHKRRLSALGPGGLTRERAGFEVRDVHHSHYGRMCPIETPEGPNIGLINSLSTFARINEYGFIEAPYRWVDPKTGIVTEQISYLTADEEDNYVIAQANAELTPEGKFAEETVIVRFKDDNLTLPIERVDYMDVSPKQVVSVATALIPFLENDDSNRALMGSNMQRQAVPLLIPKAPLVGTGMEHKSAKDSGVCIVSKFDGIIEKASANEIWLRRQEMVDGKLVNGNLVKHKLHKFMRSNQGTCINQRPIVKKGELIKAGDIMADGPSTEMGELALGRNVVVAFMTWEGYNYEDAILLSEKLVKEDVYTSIHIEEYESEARDTKLGPEEITRDIPNVGEDALKNLDERGIIRVGAEIGAGDILVGKVTPKGVTELTAEERLLHAIFGEKAREVRDTSLRVPHGTDGIVVDVKVFTRENGDELPPGVNQLVRVYIAQKRKISEGDKMAGRHGNKGVVARILPEEDMPFLPDGTPVQVVLNPLGVPSRMNIGQVLEVHLGMAAKYLGIHTATPVFDGAREYDVFDSMEEAGMQRNGKTILYDGRSGEPFEREVTVGVMYMIKLAHMVDDKIHARSTGPYSLVTQQPLGGKAQFGGQRFGEMEVWALEAYGAAYTLQEILTVKSDDVVGRVKTYESIVKGENVPEPGVPESFKVLIKELQSLGMDVKILSGNEEEIEMRESDDDDEVTSDKLNLNLEGAEMGME; this is translated from the coding sequence TTGGCGGGACAACTTGTTCAATTTGGACGGCGTAAACGCAGGACTTATGCACGAATTAATGAGGTGCTGGGCATTCCCAATCTGATTGAAATCCAGCAAAAATCATATGAATGGTTTCTGGATGAAGGATTGCGTGAAATGTTTCAGGATATTTCTCCGATCCAGGATTTTACGGGGAATCTGATTTTGGAATTTATCGACTATAGCTTGGGTGAGCCCAAATATTCTGTCGATGAATCCAAAGAGCGAGACGTGACTTATGCGGCACCGCTTAGAGTGAAGGTCCGTTTAATTAACAAGGAGACCGGGGAAGTCAAGGAACAAGAAGTGTTCATGGGGGATTTCCCTGTTATGACGGAAACCGGTACGTTTATCATCAACGGCGCGGAGCGTGTAATTGTCTCCCAACTCGTTCGTTCTCCCAGCGTTTATTATAGCACGAAAGTGGATAAAAACGGTAAAAAAACTTATACGGCTACGGTTATTCCGAACCGCGGAGCGTGGCTTGAATTAGAAACAGATGCCAAGGATATCATCTATGTGCGTATCGATCGGACTCGGAAGATTCCGGTCACCGTGCTCCTTAGAGCTTTGGGCTTTGGAACGGATGCAGAAATCATAGAGCTGCTTGGCGACAATGAATATATTCGCAATACGCTGGATAAAGACAACACAGATTCCACGGACAAAGCGTTGATCGAAATCTATGAACGTTTGCGTCCGGGCGAGCCTCCTACACTTGATAATGCTAGAAGCTTGCTGGTTGCACGCTTTTTTGATCCAAAACGCTATGATCTAGCAAACGTGGGACGCTACAAAATTAATAAGAAGCTTCATATTAAGAACCGTTTGTTCAATCAGAGGCTTGCTGAAACGTTGATCGACCGTGAAACAGGGGAGATCATCGCCGAAGCTGGACAGCTTTTGGATCGCCGCGCATTGGATGAGATTTTGCCTTTCCTGGAAAAAGGCGCAGGTTTCAAAGAATATAACATTCCTAATGGCGTTACGGATGTCCAGCATATTCCTGTTCAATGCATCGAAGTATACTCGCCTATTGAAGACGGCAAGGTCGTTAAAGTAATCTCTAATGGTATTATTGATAAAACCGTTAAGAATATTACACCTGCCGATATTATTTCTTCGATTAATTATTTTATAAATCTTCTTCATGGCATTGGAAACACGGATGATATTGATCACCTTGGAAACCGCAGATTGCGTTCCGTGGGTGAGCTTCTCCAGAACCAATTCCGTATCGGATTATCCCGTATGGAGCGTGTTGTTCGGGAGCGTATGTCGATTCAAGATGCCAACGTCATCACGCCGCAAGCATTGATCAACATACGTCCGGTGATCGCTTCGATTAAAGAGTTCTTTGGCAGCTCTCAGCTCTCGCAGTTTATGGATCAAACGAATCCCTTGGCGGAATTGACTCATAAAAGGCGGTTGTCTGCACTCGGACCCGGCGGTTTGACGCGGGAACGCGCAGGTTTTGAAGTCCGTGACGTGCATCACTCACACTATGGCCGGATGTGCCCGATTGAAACACCAGAGGGTCCGAATATTGGTTTGATCAACTCTCTATCCACTTTTGCCAGAATTAATGAATATGGTTTCATCGAAGCGCCTTACCGTTGGGTAGATCCTAAGACCGGTATCGTTACGGAGCAAATCAGCTACTTAACAGCCGACGAAGAGGATAACTATGTCATCGCGCAAGCAAATGCGGAGCTGACTCCGGAAGGTAAATTCGCCGAGGAGACCGTTATCGTTCGTTTCAAGGATGATAACCTCACATTGCCAATCGAGCGTGTGGATTACATGGACGTTTCTCCGAAACAAGTAGTTTCGGTAGCAACAGCATTGATCCCGTTCCTGGAAAATGATGACTCCAACCGTGCTTTGATGGGTTCGAACATGCAGCGTCAAGCTGTTCCGCTCTTGATTCCGAAAGCGCCTTTGGTCGGTACGGGAATGGAACACAAGTCCGCCAAGGACTCCGGTGTATGTATTGTTTCCAAATTTGACGGAATTATCGAAAAAGCATCGGCCAATGAAATTTGGCTGCGCCGACAAGAGATGGTAGACGGCAAGCTGGTGAACGGAAATCTCGTTAAACACAAGCTGCATAAGTTTATGCGGTCCAACCAAGGTACGTGCATCAATCAACGTCCGATTGTCAAAAAAGGCGAATTGATTAAAGCAGGCGATATCATGGCGGACGGCCCGTCCACAGAAATGGGCGAATTGGCTCTTGGACGCAACGTTGTCGTAGCCTTCATGACTTGGGAAGGTTACAACTATGAGGATGCGATTCTGCTTAGCGAGAAGCTGGTGAAGGAAGATGTATATACTTCCATTCACATTGAAGAATATGAGTCCGAAGCCCGCGACACCAAGCTGGGACCTGAGGAAATCACAAGAGACATCCCGAACGTTGGGGAAGATGCGTTGAAGAATCTGGATGAGCGTGGAATTATCCGTGTGGGTGCAGAGATTGGAGCTGGAGATATCCTGGTTGGTAAAGTTACGCCTAAGGGTGTTACTGAACTGACAGCGGAAGAGCGTTTGCTCCATGCCATTTTCGGTGAAAAAGCACGTGAAGTGCGTGACACTTCACTCCGTGTTCCTCATGGTACCGACGGAATTGTCGTGGATGTCAAAGTATTTACCCGCGAAAATGGCGATGAGCTTCCTCCGGGTGTGAATCAGCTTGTTCGAGTGTATATCGCGCAAAAACGGAAAATCTCTGAAGGCGATAAAATGGCCGGACGCCATGGTAACAAAGGGGTCGTAGCCCGCATTCTTCCTGAAGAAGATATGCCGTTCCTTCCCGATGGAACACCGGTTCAAGTTGTGCTTAACCCGCTCGGCGTTCCTTCCCGGATGAATATCGGTCAAGTGCTTGAAGTTCACTTGGGCATGGCCGCCAAGTATCTGGGTATTCACACAGCTACTCCGGTTTTCGACGGAGCGCGTGAGTATGACGTGTTTGATTCCATGGAAGAAGCAGGCATGCAGCGTAACGGAAAGACCATCCTGTATGATGGCCGTTCCGGTGAGCCGTTTGAGCGTGAAGTTACCGTGGGTGTCATGTACATGATCAAGCTTGCACACATGGTTGATGATAAAATCCATGCCCGTTCCACAGGGCCATACTCGCTTGTTACCCAGCAGCCGCTCGGTGGTAAAGCGCAGTTCGGTGGGCAACGTTTCGGGGAAATGGAAGTTTGGGCGCTTGAAGCTTATGGCGCAGCTTATACCCTGCAAGAAATCCTTACCGTTAAATCCGATGATGTCGTAGGCCGTGTAAAAACTTATGAATCCATTGTTAAAGGTGAAAATGTACCAGAGCCGGGCGTACCGGAATCCTTCAAGGTTTTGATCAAAGAGCTTCAAAGCTTGGGCATGGACGTCAAAATCCTTTCCGGCAACGAAGAAGAGATCGAAATGCGGGAATCGGACGACGATGATGAGGTTACCAGCGACAAGCTGAACCTCAACCTGGAAGGCGCCGAAATGGGAATGGAATAA
- a CDS encoding class I SAM-dependent methyltransferase, protein MSEHYYTKRPTAQHDLHSTEELLRGHKFTFVTDSGVFSRKGVDYGSKHLIETMELAQDARVLDVGCGYGPIGLAAAYLCPEGHVTMIDINERAVELAIENAESNGIDNVTIIQSDLFDKVQGDKYDVILTNPPIRAGKETVHRIFTDAYEFLVNGGSLWVVIQKKQGAPSAYTKLESIYGDVVEVSKDKGYRIFKATRS, encoded by the coding sequence GTGTCGGAGCACTATTACACGAAACGCCCAACTGCACAGCATGACCTCCATAGCACGGAAGAATTGCTCAGGGGTCATAAGTTTACATTTGTAACCGATAGCGGTGTGTTCTCGAGAAAAGGTGTGGATTACGGAAGTAAGCACCTGATTGAGACAATGGAATTAGCGCAGGATGCTCGAGTTCTTGACGTTGGGTGCGGTTATGGACCTATCGGACTAGCAGCGGCTTACCTTTGTCCAGAGGGTCATGTGACCATGATAGATATTAATGAACGAGCGGTGGAGCTAGCTATAGAGAATGCCGAAAGTAATGGCATCGACAATGTCACCATTATTCAAAGCGACCTATTCGATAAGGTGCAAGGCGACAAGTACGATGTGATTCTTACGAACCCACCCATTCGGGCTGGCAAAGAAACCGTCCATCGCATTTTTACAGATGCCTATGAGTTTCTCGTCAACGGCGGTTCCCTGTGGGTCGTTATTCAAAAGAAACAAGGGGCTCCATCCGCATATACGAAACTGGAATCTATTTACGGCGATGTGGTTGAAGTGTCAAAAGATAAAGGCTACAGGATTTTTAAAGCTACCAGATCTTAA
- the rplL gene encoding 50S ribosomal protein L7/L12: MSNEQILEAIKGMTILELNDLVKAIEEEFGVTAAAPVASGGGAAVAEVEEQSEFDVILTSAGASKINVIKVVREITGLGLKEAKDLVDSAPKAIKEKVAKEEADAVQAKLTEAGATVEVK, from the coding sequence ATGAGTAACGAACAAATCTTAGAAGCTATTAAAGGCATGACAATCCTGGAATTGAACGATCTGGTTAAAGCAATTGAAGAGGAGTTCGGCGTTACTGCAGCAGCTCCGGTAGCATCAGGCGGCGGCGCAGCAGTTGCTGAAGTAGAAGAGCAATCCGAATTTGATGTTATCCTGACTAGCGCAGGCGCATCCAAAATCAACGTGATTAAAGTCGTTCGCGAAATCACAGGTCTTGGCCTGAAAGAAGCGAAAGATCTGGTTGACAGCGCTCCGAAAGCAATCAAAGAAAAAGTGGCTAAAGAAGAAGCTGACGCTGTTCAAGCTAAACTTACTGAAGCAGGCGCAACTGTCGAAGTAAAGTAA
- the rplJ gene encoding 50S ribosomal protein L10, whose amino-acid sequence MANAKIIAEKELAVSEVTEKLKNSKCTIVTDYRGLNVSQVTQLRKSLREAGVEFAVLKNSLTRRATAKAELTELDPFLVGPTAIAFSTGDIVAPAKILTEFAKKNDKMSVKAGVVEGRVVGNDQIKALAELPSKEGLLSMLLSVLQAPVRNFALAVKAVAEKQA is encoded by the coding sequence ATGGCAAACGCGAAAATTATTGCAGAGAAGGAACTGGCTGTATCCGAAGTGACAGAAAAGCTGAAAAACAGCAAATGCACAATCGTTACGGATTACCGCGGATTGAATGTGTCTCAAGTGACTCAGCTGCGCAAATCATTGCGTGAAGCTGGTGTAGAGTTCGCAGTCCTCAAGAACTCATTGACTAGAAGAGCTACTGCAAAAGCAGAGTTAACTGAGTTGGATCCATTCTTAGTGGGCCCGACTGCGATTGCATTCAGCACTGGTGATATTGTGGCTCCTGCCAAGATCTTAACGGAATTCGCTAAAAAGAATGACAAAATGAGCGTTAAAGCTGGTGTGGTTGAAGGCCGCGTTGTCGGTAACGATCAAATCAAAGCTTTGGCGGAACTGCCTTCCAAAGAAGGGCTTCTGTCCATGCTGCTTAGCGTTTTACAAGCTCCAGTTCGCAACTTTGCACTTGCTGTTAAAGCAGTGGCTGAAAAACAAGCTTAA
- the rplA gene encoding 50S ribosomal protein L1 produces the protein MPKHGKKFQEASKLVDAEALYDPSEAIELVKKTAPAKFDETVDVAVRLGVDPRKQDQAVRGVVVLPHGTGKTKRVLVFAKGDKAKEAEAAGADFVGDQDMINKIQQGWFEFDVCVATPDMMSEVGKLGRILGGKGLMPNPKAGTVTFDVTKAVQEIKAGKIEYRLDKAGQIHAPLGKVSFDAEKLQENFRALIDSLVRAKPAAAKGVYLKNVAISSTMGPSVRVNLTSFR, from the coding sequence ATGCCGAAACACGGGAAGAAATTCCAAGAGGCTTCCAAGCTAGTTGATGCTGAAGCCCTGTATGATCCGTCAGAAGCCATTGAGCTTGTGAAAAAAACAGCTCCGGCCAAATTTGATGAAACTGTAGATGTTGCAGTTCGTCTGGGTGTTGACCCAAGAAAACAAGACCAGGCTGTTCGTGGCGTTGTTGTACTGCCGCACGGTACTGGTAAAACCAAAAGAGTACTCGTTTTTGCTAAAGGTGACAAGGCCAAAGAAGCAGAAGCAGCAGGTGCTGATTTTGTAGGCGATCAGGATATGATCAACAAAATTCAACAAGGCTGGTTCGAATTCGATGTTTGTGTAGCTACTCCGGACATGATGAGCGAAGTGGGTAAACTGGGACGTATTCTCGGGGGTAAAGGTTTAATGCCAAACCCGAAAGCCGGAACAGTAACCTTCGACGTGACCAAAGCCGTTCAGGAGATCAAAGCGGGTAAAATCGAATACCGTCTTGACAAAGCCGGTCAAATTCATGCTCCACTGGGTAAAGTGTCGTTCGATGCCGAGAAGCTTCAAGAAAACTTCCGTGCCTTGATTGATTCCCTTGTCAGAGCGAAGCCTGCAGCAGCTAAAGGTGTTTACCTGAAGAATGTTGCTATCTCTTCGACAATGGGACCTAGCGTTCGAGTGAACTTGACTTCCTTCAGATAA
- the rplK gene encoding 50S ribosomal protein L11 codes for MAKKVIKVVKLQVPAAKANPAPPIGPALGQAGVNIMAFCKEFNARTADQAGLIIPVEISVFEDRSFTFITKTPPAAVLLRVVAGIEKGSGEPNKKKVATVKRAKVREIAEQKMPDLNAASVEAAMRMVEGTARSMGIVIED; via the coding sequence ATGGCAAAGAAGGTAATTAAAGTAGTTAAGCTTCAAGTTCCAGCTGCAAAAGCAAATCCAGCACCGCCAATCGGTCCGGCTTTGGGTCAAGCAGGTGTGAACATCATGGCTTTCTGTAAAGAGTTCAATGCTCGTACAGCAGACCAAGCGGGACTTATCATTCCGGTTGAAATCTCCGTATTCGAGGATCGTTCCTTTACATTCATCACCAAAACGCCTCCGGCCGCAGTATTGCTTCGCGTTGTTGCCGGTATCGAAAAAGGTTCCGGAGAGCCTAACAAGAAGAAAGTTGCAACTGTAAAGCGTGCTAAAGTTCGTGAAATCGCTGAGCAAAAGATGCCCGACCTGAACGCTGCATCCGTAGAGGCTGCAATGCGCATGGTTGAAGGTACTGCTCGCAGCATGGGAATCGTCATCGAAGATTAA
- the nusG gene encoding transcription termination/antitermination protein NusG, with the protein MEKRWYVVHTYSGYENKVKANLEKRVESMEMQDKIFRVLVPMEEELVNKDGKKKIVMRKVYPGYVLVEMVQTDDSWYVVRNTPGVTGFVGSTGSGSKPTALLPDEVEAILKHMGMEEPKPKIDFELRETVRVKVGPFANFVGTVEDIIADKSKLKVHVNMFGRETPLELDFTQVEKI; encoded by the coding sequence ATGGAAAAAAGATGGTACGTCGTACATACCTATTCAGGGTATGAGAACAAAGTGAAAGCCAACCTGGAGAAGCGCGTTGAATCCATGGAAATGCAGGACAAGATCTTTCGTGTGCTCGTGCCCATGGAAGAAGAACTGGTAAACAAGGACGGCAAGAAAAAAATCGTCATGCGTAAAGTTTATCCCGGTTATGTTCTGGTTGAAATGGTGCAGACCGATGATTCCTGGTATGTCGTTCGCAACACGCCTGGTGTTACCGGTTTCGTAGGTTCAACAGGTTCAGGATCCAAGCCGACTGCACTCCTTCCTGATGAAGTAGAAGCCATTCTGAAGCACATGGGTATGGAAGAGCCGAAGCCGAAGATCGACTTCGAACTCAGAGAAACCGTGCGCGTGAAGGTCGGGCCTTTTGCCAATTTCGTTGGAACTGTGGAAGATATTATTGCCGACAAGAGCAAGCTGAAGGTTCATGTGAACATGTTTGGTAGAGAGACTCCGCTTGAGCTTGATTTTACTCAGGTTGAGAAGATATAA
- the secE gene encoding preprotein translocase subunit SecE produces MAFLAKMRQSFGSSFSFFTDSWAELKKVKWPSRKEMITYTLVVIGTVAFVTVYFFLLDLGISELLRLVFK; encoded by the coding sequence GTGGCTTTTTTAGCTAAAATGAGACAGAGCTTTGGTTCCTCGTTTTCGTTCTTCACCGACAGTTGGGCTGAACTCAAAAAGGTAAAATGGCCGAGCCGTAAAGAAATGATTACCTACACGCTTGTCGTTATTGGTACGGTAGCTTTTGTTACTGTCTATTTCTTTTTGCTGGATCTTGGGATCAGTGAACTGCTGCGCCTTGTTTTTAAATAA
- the rpmG gene encoding 50S ribosomal protein L33 — protein sequence MRVIITLACTSCKQRNYASTKNKRNNPDRLELKKYCRFCNEHTAHRETR from the coding sequence ATGCGGGTTATTATTACCTTAGCGTGCACTAGTTGTAAACAAAGAAACTATGCATCCACTAAAAATAAGCGTAACAATCCAGACCGTCTTGAGTTGAAAAAATATTGCAGATTTTGCAACGAACATACGGCTCATCGCGAAACCAGGTAG
- the sigH gene encoding RNA polymerase sporulation sigma factor SigH, translating into MSVDLKELRTQDYDLKTDEDIVEAVRVGSSEALEYLINKYKNFVRAKARSYFLIGADREDIVQEGMIGLYKSIRDFRGDKLASFKAFAELCITRQIITAIKTATRQKHIPLNSYVSLDKPIYDEDSDRTLLDVICGSRVTDPEELIINQEEFSGLEDKMGEILSDLERRVLMLYLDGRSYQEIAVDLDRHVKSIDNALQRVKRKLERYLEVRDL; encoded by the coding sequence GTGAGTGTCGACCTCAAAGAACTGAGAACGCAAGACTATGACCTCAAGACAGACGAGGATATAGTCGAAGCAGTCCGTGTTGGCAGTAGTGAAGCATTGGAATACCTGATCAACAAGTATAAGAACTTTGTTCGTGCAAAGGCACGGTCCTATTTTTTAATAGGGGCTGACAGGGAAGACATCGTGCAGGAAGGCATGATAGGTTTATATAAGTCTATTCGTGACTTTCGTGGCGACAAGCTGGCTTCATTCAAGGCATTTGCTGAACTGTGCATTACGAGACAGATTATTACGGCGATCAAGACTGCGACTCGGCAGAAGCATATTCCTTTGAATTCCTATGTTTCTTTGGACAAGCCTATATATGACGAAGATTCAGATCGCACCTTGCTCGATGTCATTTGCGGTTCCCGTGTTACGGATCCTGAAGAGCTCATCATCAATCAGGAAGAGTTTAGCGGTCTTGAAGACAAGATGGGAGAAATTCTTAGTGATTTGGAACGGCGGGTGCTGATGCTGTATCTGGACGGCAGATCTTATCAGGAAATTGCTGTGGATCTGGATCGCCACGTGAAATCTATTGATAATGCGTTACAGCGAGTGAAGCGAAAGCTCGAGCGTTATTTGGAAGTAAGAGATTTGTAA
- a CDS encoding NYN domain-containing protein has product MEEFLIVDGYNIIGAWPELQKLKDTDLEAARDKLIHMLAEYQSFSGMKVYLVFDAYKVPGLGKKYLQSRLRVLYTKEKETADELIEKLVTRLMGRRKQIYVATSDMIEQHVIFGKGALRLPAGELLVKLQQSQKELQVKLREEIPSNRNTFDNNLKKDVKDLFEKWRRGK; this is encoded by the coding sequence ATGGAAGAGTTTTTGATTGTCGACGGCTACAACATTATTGGAGCCTGGCCGGAGCTGCAAAAGCTCAAGGATACCGATCTTGAAGCTGCGCGAGATAAACTGATCCACATGCTGGCGGAATATCAATCCTTTTCCGGGATGAAGGTATATCTGGTGTTCGATGCATACAAAGTTCCGGGTCTGGGAAAAAAATATTTACAAAGCCGATTACGGGTCCTGTACACCAAAGAAAAAGAAACGGCGGACGAGCTGATCGAGAAATTGGTTACGCGGTTGATGGGCAGGCGCAAACAGATTTATGTAGCTACTTCTGATATGATCGAGCAGCATGTCATTTTCGGGAAAGGTGCGCTGCGCCTGCCTGCAGGGGAGTTATTGGTGAAGCTGCAGCAAAGCCAAAAAGAGCTGCAGGTGAAGCTTCGCGAGGAAATACCTTCCAACCGCAATACCTTCGACAATAATCTCAAAAAGGACGTTAAAGATCTGTTCGAAAAGTGGAGAAGAGGCAAATAA
- the rlmB gene encoding 23S rRNA (guanosine(2251)-2'-O)-methyltransferase RlmB encodes MDEEYIGGKHSVLEALRSGRTINKIWIAESVQKQFAGPIVAEAKNNGVIVQFTDKRKLDQMTEGIQHQGVVAQVAAYEYVEVEDIIAKAKERNEEPFLLILDEIEDPHNLGSILRTADCTGVHGVIIPKRRSVGLTATVSKISAGAVEYVPVARVTNIAQTIDTLKEAGIWIAGTDVSAAQDVYKASFTLPIALIIGNEGKGVGRLIKEKCDFLVKLPMAGHINSLNASVAAGVLMYEVVRQRSQS; translated from the coding sequence ATGGATGAGGAGTATATCGGCGGCAAGCACTCCGTACTTGAAGCGCTTCGCTCCGGGAGAACGATCAACAAAATTTGGATCGCGGAAAGCGTACAAAAGCAATTTGCCGGACCCATCGTTGCCGAAGCCAAAAATAATGGCGTCATCGTGCAGTTTACTGACAAGCGCAAGCTCGACCAAATGACCGAAGGTATCCAGCATCAAGGCGTAGTTGCCCAAGTAGCGGCCTATGAATATGTCGAGGTTGAGGACATCATCGCCAAAGCCAAAGAGCGAAATGAAGAGCCTTTCCTATTAATATTGGATGAAATAGAAGATCCCCATAATCTGGGTTCGATACTTCGAACTGCAGATTGCACGGGTGTACATGGGGTCATTATTCCCAAGCGCAGGTCGGTAGGCCTGACGGCAACTGTGTCCAAAATCTCGGCGGGAGCGGTGGAATATGTACCTGTTGCCCGAGTAACCAACATAGCCCAAACCATCGACACTTTGAAAGAAGCCGGGATATGGATAGCAGGAACGGATGTATCTGCAGCTCAGGATGTTTATAAAGCGAGCTTCACTCTTCCGATCGCGCTCATCATAGGCAATGAGGGGAAAGGCGTTGGGCGATTAATCAAGGAAAAATGTGACTTTTTAGTCAAGCTTCCCATGGCCGGGCATATTAATTCGCTGAATGCTTCCGTAGCGGCAGGTGTCTTGATGTATGAAGTTGTAAGACAGCGAAGCCAGAGCTAG
- a CDS encoding Mini-ribonuclease 3 yields the protein MSESFMDANLFHFPPAKPPHLLNPLVLAYIGDAVFEVYIRQYVISHLNHRPNHLHQTATKYVSAKAQSRLLEGLMPILTEEEKSIVKRGRNAKSGTTAKNAKVLEYRYSTAFECLIGYLYYTQAYERLKELMDIAVTSMPNSKEGNRNG from the coding sequence ATGAGTGAATCGTTCATGGACGCCAATTTGTTCCATTTTCCGCCAGCCAAACCTCCCCATCTGTTAAATCCGCTGGTGCTGGCTTATATCGGAGATGCGGTGTTTGAAGTATATATTCGCCAGTACGTCATCTCACATCTGAATCACCGCCCCAATCATTTGCATCAAACAGCGACCAAATACGTATCGGCCAAGGCTCAATCCAGGCTGCTGGAAGGACTGATGCCCATTTTGACGGAAGAAGAGAAGAGCATCGTCAAGAGGGGCAGGAATGCCAAATCGGGCACAACCGCCAAAAACGCGAAAGTGCTCGAATACCGGTACAGCACAGCCTTTGAATGCTTGATCGGCTATTTGTACTATACGCAGGCCTATGAAAGATTAAAGGAACTGATGGATATTGCAGTTACCTCAATGCCAAACTCCAAGGAGGGAAATCGCAATGGATGA